From the Sphingobium yanoikuyae genome, the window ACGCGACTGGAAGCTCATATGGACGGGCAGGTCCATCGCCGCATCGAGCAGCCGGACCGTCTCCACCGACTGGTGATAATAGGGGTCGCCCAGTTTCCGCGTCCGTTCCGGCATGCCGTGGAAACTGGCGAGCAGCGCATCGGGCCTGAAGTCGAGCGGCGCCAGATGGCCGTCGATCGATGTTTTCAACGCGGCGATATAGGCGGGATCGGCATAATAAGGCGGCAGGGTGCGGATCGCCGGTTGCAGCCGCATGTCGGCCAGCGCGGCAAAGGCCTTGTCCAGCGCGGTCGCGGTCGTCGCGCCGGAATATTGCGGATAGAGCGGCGCCAGCAGGATGCGCTCGCAACCCTGCGCCATCATCGCCTGGAGCCGGCTGGCGATCGACGGATTGCCATAGCGCATCGCCCAGTCGACGATCAGGTCCGGGCCCATCGCCTGCTGCAACGCCTCCGCCGTCTCGCGGGTATAGACCGCCAGCGGCGATCCGCCGGGCATCCACACCTGCTGATAGGCATGGGCCGACTTTTTCGGCCGCGTCGTCAGCACCGCGCCGCGCAGGATCGGCTGCCAGATGATCTGCGGAATTTCCACCACGCGCGGGTCGGACAGGAATTCCGCCAGATAACGGCGCACCGATGCGGCATCGGGCGCGTCGGGCGTACCGAGATTGATCAGCAGCACGCCGACGCGCGATGGCATGCGAGTGTCAGCTTCGCTGCCAGGCATCAGCCATTTCCCATGATCGGCAGGCTGCGGAATCGCTGCCCGGTGACGGTGAAGAGCGCATTGGCGATCGCCGGCGCGGCAAGCGGTGCGCCAAGATCGGTGACGCCGGCCGGATCGGCCGTGCTGCGGATCAGTTCCACGCTGATCTCTCCTATGTCGCCCAGCCGCGGCAGGTTCATCCGCCCCAGCATCGCGCGCGTCGGCATCCCACTGGCATAGGGCACCGACGCCCCCATGGCGAGCGCCAGGCCATGGATCAGCCCGCTTTCTATCTGCTGCCGCGCGATATCGGGATTGACCTGATCGCCGCAATCCACCGCCGCGACCATCCGCCGGACGCTGAGCTTGCTGCCCTCGATACCCGCCTCGACCATCACGGCGGCATAGGCGCCGTTCATCATATGCGCGGCGATCCCCTGCCCGCTGCCGGCAATGCCCCCCTGCCAGCCGCCCATCGCTGCCGCCGTGGAGAGGCAATGGGCGAGGCGCGGGTTCCCGCCCAGCATCTGGATGCGGAACGACATCGCCTCGATCCCCGCCAGGTGGGCGAGTTC encodes:
- the hemH gene encoding ferrochelatase, yielding MPGSEADTRMPSRVGVLLINLGTPDAPDAASVRRYLAEFLSDPRVVEIPQIIWQPILRGAVLTTRPKKSAHAYQQVWMPGGSPLAVYTRETAEALQQAMGPDLIVDWAMRYGNPSIASRLQAMMAQGCERILLAPLYPQYSGATTATALDKAFAALADMRLQPAIRTLPPYYADPAYIAALKTSIDGHLAPLDFRPDALLASFHGMPERTRKLGDPYYHQSVETVRLLDAAMDLPVHMSFQSRFGRAKWLEPETEATLTRLVKEGVRNIAVVTPGFSADCLETLEEIGLRAKEVFLAEGGEKFAFLPCLNASPEAITLYQRLVGRELSGWVDQRV